Proteins from one Mesorhizobium sp. M9A.F.Ca.ET.002.03.1.2 genomic window:
- a CDS encoding (5-formylfuran-3-yl)methyl phosphate synthase: protein MTRMLGSVTGVDEAEIALAGGVDIVDLKDPKAGALGAVSTQTLSRTISLIAGRAPVSAVCGDLPMEPETIRAKAEEIAATGVDYVKIGFFPSANAAACAQALEPLAERTKLIAVLFADLAPDFELLPTFAKHRFHGAMVDTANKADGRLLDHLPPEQIPGFVDRAKSLGLMVGLSGSLEAPDIPRLLPFAPDFLGFRGALCGDSGRTGSISAEAVSQIRELVPEVSRAGGASSVDYRLLAARGYSPGTDPTLGTDKIFVRDFVLPVQIGAYSFEHGHTQKVRFDVSADVLQVTDHPEDMRHVFSYDIIMDGIRTIVARGHVQLSEALAEQVATYILENPRVVRVTVRVEKLELGPGGVGVEIERKRQSAGRGVASGSAGRKGQNAVSQPRQEKPEVVRRAVVKLGGSTVRAAELESWIAALAGSKLPVVIVPGGGLFADQVRETQIRMDFSDTAAHAMAILAMEQFGQVILDRDERLAPARSLEEMARASDAGKVPVWLPSSLALSAPDIPASWDITSDSLAAWLAGKLGAKALLLIKQTGAFFGSDTIDSLGTRGIVDAGFAAMLPDGVDFHLAGPKDAAGAGTLLAAGNLPGVAIAAPVRPARKAG from the coding sequence ATGACCAGAATGCTGGGCAGCGTCACCGGCGTCGACGAGGCGGAGATCGCGCTTGCGGGCGGCGTCGACATCGTCGACCTGAAGGACCCGAAGGCGGGAGCGCTGGGCGCGGTATCCACGCAAACGCTCAGTCGGACTATTTCGCTGATTGCCGGCCGGGCGCCGGTCAGCGCCGTTTGCGGCGACCTGCCGATGGAACCCGAAACGATCCGCGCCAAGGCCGAAGAGATCGCCGCGACCGGCGTCGACTACGTCAAGATAGGCTTTTTTCCGTCGGCAAATGCCGCCGCTTGTGCGCAGGCGCTTGAACCGCTCGCCGAGCGAACGAAGCTGATCGCCGTGCTTTTCGCGGATCTGGCGCCGGATTTCGAGCTTTTGCCGACGTTCGCCAAACATCGCTTCCATGGCGCCATGGTCGACACCGCGAACAAGGCAGACGGGCGGCTGCTCGACCATCTGCCGCCCGAGCAAATCCCGGGGTTCGTCGATCGAGCGAAATCGCTTGGTCTCATGGTTGGCCTGAGCGGATCGCTGGAAGCGCCCGACATTCCGCGCCTGTTGCCCTTCGCTCCCGATTTTCTCGGCTTTCGCGGGGCACTGTGCGGCGACTCCGGCCGCACCGGTTCGATCAGCGCCGAGGCGGTTTCGCAGATCCGCGAGCTGGTCCCGGAAGTCTCCCGGGCTGGCGGCGCGTCGAGCGTCGACTACCGGCTGCTGGCGGCGAGGGGCTATTCGCCGGGCACCGACCCGACACTGGGCACCGACAAGATCTTCGTGCGGGATTTTGTCCTTCCGGTCCAGATCGGCGCCTACAGCTTCGAGCACGGCCATACGCAGAAGGTGCGTTTCGACGTGAGCGCCGACGTGCTGCAAGTCACCGACCATCCCGAAGACATGCGTCATGTGTTCTCCTACGACATCATCATGGACGGCATTCGCACCATCGTCGCACGGGGCCACGTCCAGCTCAGCGAGGCCCTGGCCGAGCAGGTGGCGACGTACATTCTGGAGAACCCGCGTGTCGTGCGCGTCACGGTAAGGGTGGAAAAGCTCGAACTCGGCCCGGGTGGCGTCGGCGTCGAGATCGAACGCAAGCGCCAATCGGCAGGCCGCGGCGTTGCCTCCGGCTCTGCCGGGCGAAAAGGCCAAAACGCTGTTTCGCAGCCGCGACAGGAAAAGCCCGAGGTCGTCAGGCGTGCTGTCGTCAAGCTTGGCGGCAGCACGGTCCGTGCGGCGGAACTGGAAAGCTGGATCGCGGCGCTGGCGGGTTCCAAGCTGCCGGTCGTCATCGTGCCCGGCGGCGGCCTCTTCGCCGACCAGGTGCGCGAGACGCAGATCCGCATGGATTTTTCCGACACCGCCGCCCACGCCATGGCGATCCTCGCCATGGAGCAATTCGGCCAGGTCATTCTCGACCGTGACGAAAGGCTGGCGCCGGCGCGGTCGCTGGAAGAAATGGCGCGGGCGTCGGACGCCGGCAAGGTCCCGGTGTGGCTGCCGTCGTCATTGGCCCTGTCGGCGCCGGACATTCCGGCGTCCTGGGATATCACCTCCGATTCGCTTGCCGCCTGGCTTGCCGGCAAGCTTGGCGCGAAGGCGCTGCTGCTGATCAAGCAGACCGGCGCCTTCTTCGGCAGCGACACCATCGACAGCTTGGGTACCAGAGGCATCGTCGACGCCGGCTTCGCCGCCATGCTGCCCGACGGCGTCGATTTCCATCTCGCCGGCCCGAAAGATGCCGCCGGGGCCGGGACGCTGCTCGCGGCGGGCAATCTGCCCGGCGTCGCGATCGCGGCCCCTGTCCGGCCGGCAAGAAAAGCAGGGTAG
- a CDS encoding ABC transporter substrate-binding protein: protein MLFSLTVNVPGALAQEASPSATAKPEKKITEIKIGYLRAYAPQLALSVIDVPPRDEGVAGANVAIADNNTTGSFLGQKFSLDMTEVKPDADVVPAFQEMIAKGDRYVVADLSARQLLSIADLARDNGVLIFNAGATDDSLREEECRANIFHTIPTRSMLADGLAQYLIWKQWRRWVLIYGSHERDQLFAEALRRSATRFGGEIVGEKEFKDTGTARRTDSGVVQIQRQMPVFTQDLPEHDVLLVADESEVFGTYVPFRTWIARPVAGTAGLTPSAWHPASEQWGGTQIQNRFAKANGRRMISKDMAAWTAVRILGEAATRTQGADPQKMTDFIRSDDFSIAAFKGQKLTFRKWNQQLRQPIFLGDNRSVVSTSPQEGFLHQVSELDTLGVDEPETKCVLE, encoded by the coding sequence GTGCTTTTTTCCCTGACCGTCAACGTTCCCGGCGCGCTCGCCCAGGAAGCGTCGCCGTCCGCAACGGCCAAGCCGGAGAAAAAGATAACCGAAATCAAGATAGGCTATTTGCGCGCCTATGCGCCGCAGCTGGCTTTGTCGGTTATCGACGTCCCGCCGCGCGATGAAGGTGTTGCCGGCGCCAATGTGGCGATTGCCGACAACAACACGACCGGCAGCTTCCTCGGCCAGAAATTCAGCCTCGACATGACCGAGGTAAAGCCGGACGCGGACGTCGTTCCGGCCTTCCAGGAAATGATCGCCAAGGGCGACCGCTATGTGGTCGCGGACCTCTCGGCCAGGCAATTGCTGTCGATCGCCGATCTTGCCCGCGACAATGGCGTCTTGATCTTCAATGCCGGCGCCACCGACGATAGTCTTCGCGAGGAGGAGTGCCGCGCCAACATCTTCCACACCATCCCGACGCGCAGCATGCTGGCCGACGGGCTGGCGCAATATCTCATCTGGAAGCAATGGCGGCGCTGGGTGCTGATCTACGGCTCGCACGAGCGCGACCAGCTTTTCGCCGAGGCGCTGCGCCGGTCGGCGACGCGCTTCGGCGGCGAGATCGTCGGTGAAAAGGAGTTCAAGGATACAGGCACGGCACGGCGGACCGATTCCGGCGTCGTCCAGATCCAGCGGCAGATGCCGGTCTTCACCCAGGACCTGCCGGAGCACGACGTGTTGCTGGTCGCCGACGAGAGCGAGGTGTTCGGCACGTACGTTCCATTCCGCACCTGGATTGCGCGGCCGGTCGCCGGCACCGCCGGCCTCACCCCGTCGGCCTGGCATCCGGCCAGCGAGCAATGGGGCGGCACCCAGATCCAGAACCGCTTCGCCAAGGCAAACGGCCGCCGCATGATATCGAAGGACATGGCGGCGTGGACCGCGGTGCGCATCCTCGGCGAGGCCGCGACCCGCACGCAGGGCGCCGACCCGCAAAAGATGACCGACTTCATCCGCTCCGACGATTTTTCGATCGCCGCCTTCAAAGGTCAGAAACTGACCTTCCGCAAGTGGAACCAGCAGTTGCGGCAGCCGATCTTTCTCGGCGACAACCGGTCGGTCGTCTCGACATCGCCGCAGGAAGGTTTTCTGCACCAGGTGTCCGAGCTCGATACGCTCGGGGTCGATGAGCCGGAAACGAAATGCGTGCTTGAGTAG
- a CDS encoding YVTN family beta-propeller repeat protein, with protein MTGPAAAYTAYVSNEKDNTMSVVDTATMQVVKTVNVGQRPRGITISHDGKHVYLCASDDDSIEVIDTATLEIVDTLPSGPDPELFVLSPDGKTLYVANEDDNLVTVIDIESKKVLTEIPVGVEPEGMGISPDGKTMVNTSETTNMAHFIDTTTHEITHNVLVDTRPRFVEFTPNGKQAWVSAEIGGTVSVIDNETREIVHKITFEISGLRAESIQPVGVRITADGKKAYVALGPANRVAVINTETYEVEKYVLVGQRVWQLAFTPDQKTIISTNGVSNDITFIDVATDEPVQSVTVGALPWGIVVSPN; from the coding sequence ATGACCGGCCCGGCGGCGGCCTACACCGCCTATGTTTCCAACGAGAAGGACAACACGATGAGCGTCGTCGACACCGCGACGATGCAGGTGGTGAAGACCGTCAATGTCGGGCAGCGTCCGCGCGGCATCACCATCTCACATGACGGCAAGCACGTTTATCTCTGCGCCAGCGACGATGATTCGATCGAGGTGATCGACACGGCAACCCTTGAGATCGTCGATACCTTGCCCTCCGGGCCTGACCCGGAGCTCTTCGTGCTCTCGCCTGACGGCAAGACGCTCTACGTCGCCAATGAGGACGACAATCTCGTTACCGTCATCGACATAGAGAGCAAGAAGGTGCTGACCGAGATCCCCGTCGGCGTCGAACCGGAAGGCATGGGCATCAGCCCGGACGGAAAGACCATGGTCAACACGTCGGAAACGACGAACATGGCGCATTTCATCGATACGACGACCCACGAGATCACCCACAACGTGCTGGTGGACACGCGCCCGCGCTTCGTCGAGTTCACGCCCAACGGCAAGCAGGCCTGGGTGAGTGCCGAGATCGGCGGCACGGTTTCGGTGATCGACAATGAAACGCGCGAGATTGTCCACAAGATCACCTTCGAGATATCAGGCCTGAGGGCCGAATCCATACAGCCGGTCGGCGTGCGCATCACCGCCGACGGCAAGAAAGCCTATGTGGCGCTCGGACCGGCCAACCGCGTCGCGGTGATCAATACCGAGACATACGAGGTCGAGAAATACGTGCTGGTCGGCCAACGCGTCTGGCAGCTCGCCTTCACCCCGGACCAGAAGACCATCATCTCGACCAACGGCGTGTCGAACGACATCACCTTCATCGACGTGGCGACCGACGAGCCGGTGCAGTCGGTGACCGTCGGCGCGCTGCCGTGGGGCATCGTCGTCTCGCCCAATTGA
- a CDS encoding ATP-binding cassette domain-containing protein, producing the protein MQHVKTSGPGDEVAALDVAGVGHSYGPKRALNDVSFSIAPATFTVLLGLNGAGKTTLFSLISHLYDTRRGSIRIFGHDVSRASGEALRRVGIVFQARTLDLDLSVHQNLSYHASLHGIGGREARQRIAALLDIVDMQGRQHDKARSLSGGQMRRIEIARALLHRPSLLLLDEATVGLDIQSRAGILATIRKLVETEGIGVLWATHLIDEVEDGDHAVVLRQGELVAKGKVADVVRASGAGSIRDAFSRLSRIEPAGSAEISP; encoded by the coding sequence GTGCAGCATGTGAAGACAAGCGGGCCAGGAGATGAGGTGGCGGCGCTCGATGTCGCCGGTGTCGGCCATTCCTATGGGCCGAAGCGGGCGCTCAACGACGTCTCGTTCTCGATCGCGCCGGCGACTTTCACCGTTCTTCTCGGCCTCAACGGCGCCGGCAAGACAACCCTGTTCTCGCTGATCAGCCATCTTTACGACACGCGCCGCGGATCGATCCGCATCTTCGGCCATGACGTCAGCCGCGCCTCGGGCGAAGCGCTCAGGCGTGTCGGCATCGTGTTCCAGGCCCGCACGCTCGACCTCGATCTCAGCGTCCACCAGAACCTCTCCTACCACGCCTCGCTGCATGGCATCGGGGGACGCGAGGCCCGGCAGCGTATTGCCGCGCTGCTCGACATAGTCGACATGCAGGGCCGTCAGCATGACAAGGCACGCAGCCTTTCCGGCGGCCAGATGCGGCGCATCGAGATCGCCAGGGCGCTGCTCCACCGTCCGTCCCTGCTGCTGCTCGACGAGGCGACCGTCGGCCTCGACATCCAGTCGCGCGCGGGCATTCTCGCCACCATCCGCAAGCTCGTCGAAACCGAGGGCATCGGCGTGCTGTGGGCGACGCATCTGATCGATGAGGTTGAAGACGGCGACCATGCCGTCGTCTTGCGGCAGGGCGAGCTGGTCGCCAAGGGCAAGGTGGCCGATGTCGTCAGGGCGAGCGGTGCCGGTTCGATCCGCGACGCCTTTTCAAGGCTCAGCCGCATCGAACCTGCCGGCAGCGCGGAGATATCGCCATGA
- a CDS encoding ABC transporter permease yields the protein MSAPATPEKVAGIVPVRFETFGLRHYLICLKGVVLRECLRFLHQRERFISSLVRPLIWLFIFAAGFRQVLGVSIIPPYKTYVLYEVYITPGLCGMILLFSGMQSSLSMVYDREMGNMRTLLVSPFPRWFLLVSKMLAGVSVSIAQVYAFLIVAWFWGVKAPPLGYLMVLPALFLSGMMLCALGMLLSSMIKQLENFAGIMNFVIFPGYFASPALYPLWRIQEASPLLYKICLANPFTYAVELIRFAFYGQIDWLSLGVVAGCTLLFLAAAIIAYDPSRGLITRKQDTGGNA from the coding sequence ATGAGCGCTCCCGCAACGCCCGAAAAAGTCGCGGGCATCGTGCCGGTAAGGTTCGAGACGTTCGGCCTGCGCCACTATCTCATCTGCCTCAAAGGCGTCGTCCTGCGGGAGTGCCTGCGCTTCCTGCATCAGCGCGAGCGCTTCATATCCTCGCTGGTCCGGCCGCTCATCTGGCTGTTCATTTTTGCCGCCGGATTCCGGCAGGTGCTCGGCGTATCGATCATCCCGCCCTACAAGACCTACGTGCTCTACGAGGTCTACATCACGCCGGGCCTGTGCGGCATGATCCTGCTGTTCTCGGGCATGCAGTCTTCGCTGTCGATGGTCTATGACCGCGAGATGGGCAACATGCGCACTTTGCTGGTCAGCCCCTTCCCGCGCTGGTTCCTGCTGGTATCGAAGATGCTCGCCGGCGTCTCCGTATCGATCGCGCAGGTCTACGCATTCCTGATCGTTGCCTGGTTCTGGGGCGTCAAGGCGCCGCCGCTTGGCTATCTCATGGTGCTGCCGGCGCTGTTCCTGTCGGGCATGATGCTTTGCGCGCTCGGCATGCTTTTGTCCTCGATGATCAAGCAGCTCGAAAACTTCGCCGGCATCATGAACTTCGTCATCTTTCCCGGCTATTTTGCCTCTCCCGCGCTCTACCCCTTATGGCGCATCCAGGAGGCGAGCCCGCTGCTTTACAAGATCTGCCTCGCCAATCCGTTCACCTACGCCGTCGAACTGATCCGCTTCGCCTTCTACGGCCAGATCGACTGGCTGTCGCTGGGCGTCGTTGCCGGCTGCACGTTGCTGTTCCTTGCCGCCGCCATCATCGCCTACGACCCTTCGCGTGGCCTGATAACCCGCAAACAGGACACGGGAGGAAATGCCTGA
- a CDS encoding LysR family transcriptional regulator has product MRNLTLKQFKTVQAIISHGKIVSAAKVLGLSPPAVTIQLRQVEEEFQLALFDRTSDGMRPTAAGLAFVETAQAIEERLRLLEDRMDAIKGVRTGSLRLGVVSTAKYFAPRLMAGFMKEHPDIDMRLAIGNRAETIDSLKNHDIDIALMGRPAKEVPVRASVFGDHPLVIIAPPDHPLASARDISKERIAEEHFIIREPGSGTRISLEIFLSDVPGRIDDLGVEMGSNETIKQAVMAGLGIAFISAHTIAAETEAGRLVILDVVGMPIRRQWFSVMRTDHAVSPAMATFHDFLMRKGAMYLPLFGKLYPHARAG; this is encoded by the coding sequence ATGAGAAACCTCACGCTCAAGCAATTCAAGACCGTTCAGGCGATCATCAGCCACGGGAAAATCGTTAGCGCCGCCAAGGTGTTAGGCTTGTCTCCTCCAGCTGTGACGATCCAGCTGCGGCAGGTGGAGGAGGAGTTCCAATTGGCCCTGTTCGACCGGACGTCGGACGGCATGCGTCCCACTGCCGCAGGTCTGGCCTTCGTCGAGACGGCGCAGGCGATCGAGGAGCGGCTTCGTCTGCTCGAAGACAGGATGGATGCGATCAAGGGCGTGCGCACCGGCAGTCTGAGGCTCGGCGTCGTTTCCACCGCCAAATATTTCGCGCCGCGGCTGATGGCCGGCTTCATGAAGGAGCATCCCGACATCGACATGCGGCTCGCCATCGGCAACCGTGCCGAAACGATCGACAGTCTGAAGAACCACGACATCGACATCGCGCTGATGGGACGCCCGGCCAAGGAAGTCCCGGTGCGTGCCTCGGTCTTCGGCGATCACCCGCTGGTCATCATCGCGCCGCCCGACCACCCGCTGGCGTCGGCACGCGACATTAGCAAGGAGCGGATCGCCGAAGAGCATTTCATCATTCGCGAGCCCGGTTCCGGCACGCGCATCTCATTGGAAATATTCCTGAGCGACGTGCCCGGCCGCATCGACGATCTCGGCGTCGAGATGGGCTCGAACGAGACGATCAAGCAGGCGGTGATGGCCGGTCTCGGCATCGCCTTCATCTCCGCCCACACCATCGCCGCGGAAACCGAGGCCGGCCGGCTGGTCATCCTCGACGTCGTCGGCATGCCGATCCGCCGGCAATGGTTTTCGGTGATGCGCACCGATCACGCGGTCTCGCCGGCCATGGCGACGTTCCACGATTTCCTGATGCGCAAGGGCGCGATGTACCTGCCGCTGTTCGGCAAGCTCTATCCGCACGCCAGAGCGGGATGA
- a CDS encoding class 1 fructose-bisphosphatase → MPAATLDAFLNSYLGPPDELRSAVVATIRQLTQAATKIRNTINQGVLGAAFAGTRSANADGDMQKDLDIFADDIFLDAMRHAPVALYASEELEQPVLLDRQAPLAIAIDPLDGSSNIDTNVSIGTIFSLLPATGAPDGNPAASFLQAGVNLLGAGFFIYGPQLALVLSLGSGTHVFVLSTRLGTFVQAYESRIIPARTQEFAINAANYRHWDEAVRLYIDDCLEGTEGPRGKDFNMRWIASLVADCYRILMRGGVFLYPGDQRKGYRQGRLRLVYEANPIAYLVEQAAGAATDTITRILEIEPESLHQRVPVVFGSAREVARITRYHTEPSAIGERAPLFSRRGLFRA, encoded by the coding sequence ATGCCAGCGGCAACGCTCGACGCTTTTCTGAATTCCTATCTCGGCCCGCCCGACGAACTGCGCTCCGCGGTCGTCGCGACCATCCGTCAGCTGACGCAGGCCGCCACCAAGATCCGCAACACCATCAATCAAGGGGTGCTCGGCGCCGCCTTTGCCGGAACCCGCAGCGCCAACGCCGACGGCGACATGCAGAAGGATCTCGACATCTTCGCCGACGACATCTTCCTCGACGCCATGCGCCACGCTCCGGTCGCGCTCTACGCTTCCGAGGAACTGGAGCAGCCGGTCCTGCTCGACAGGCAGGCGCCTCTCGCCATCGCCATCGACCCGCTCGACGGCTCTTCCAACATCGATACCAACGTGTCGATCGGAACGATCTTCTCGCTCCTCCCTGCAACTGGCGCGCCGGATGGCAATCCGGCCGCCTCTTTTCTGCAGGCAGGCGTGAACCTGCTGGGCGCCGGTTTCTTCATCTATGGGCCGCAGCTGGCGCTCGTTCTGTCGCTCGGCAGCGGCACGCATGTCTTCGTTCTCTCGACCAGGCTCGGCACCTTCGTCCAGGCCTACGAGAGCCGGATCATCCCCGCGCGCACCCAGGAGTTCGCCATCAACGCCGCCAACTACCGGCATTGGGACGAGGCGGTGCGCCTCTACATCGACGACTGCCTCGAAGGCACAGAAGGCCCACGCGGAAAGGATTTCAACATGCGCTGGATCGCATCCCTGGTTGCAGACTGCTATCGGATATTGATGCGCGGCGGTGTGTTCCTGTATCCAGGCGACCAGCGCAAGGGTTACCGCCAGGGGCGGCTGCGCCTCGTCTACGAGGCGAACCCGATCGCCTATCTCGTCGAACAGGCGGCCGGCGCCGCCACCGACACCATCACCCGCATCCTCGAGATCGAACCCGAGAGCCTGCACCAGCGCGTGCCCGTGGTGTTCGGATCGGCGCGGGAAGTCGCGCGCATCACCCGCTACCACACCGAGCCCAGCGCTATCGGCGAGCGTGCGCCGC